The Mangrovibacterium diazotrophicum DNA window TTTGCCATTGCCTCCAACTCGAAAGCATTCACAACGGCAGCACTGGCCATCCTGGTGGATGAGGGCAAACTGGCCTGGACTGATCCGGTGATCAAATACATCCCCGAGTTCCGGATGTATGATGACTATGTGACGCAAAACTTCAACATTGAAGACCTACTGACACACCGGAGCGGCCTTGGTTTGGGAATGGGCGATTTGATGCTTTGGCCTGTTGGTTCAGACTTCAGCGTTGCCGATATCCTGAACGGCTTTCAGTATTTCAAACCGGTTTCGGCCTTTCGTACCAAGTATGATTACGACAACCTGCTTTATATCGTCACCGGTGAATTGATTGCACGGGTAAGCGGAATGAGCTGGGAGGAATTTATTAAGGAGAAGATTTTTGCCCCCCTTGGAATGGACAATTCTTACGCATCGGTCACCTACATGAATGATCAGAGCAATTTGGCATCCCCGCATTTGAACAATGGCAAAGAGCTGTCCCTCATCGAAACCGAGCATTGGGATCCGAAAATGATCAACGGTGCGGCCGGCGGTATTTATGCCAATGTGCACGATTTGGCGAGCTGGATGCTGGTTCAGCTGAACAAAGGGAAATACGGCCCCCAACAGGAAAAGCAGCTTTTTACTGAAGCCAGTCAGCAGGAAATGTGGAAAATACATACGACAATGAAGACTGATCCGAATCCGCGATACAATTCACATTTTGCAGGCTATGGTCTGGGATGGCGGCTCAATGATGCGAAAGGCAACCTGATCGTCTCTCACACGGGAGCATTGGCCGGGATGTTGTCGAAAACGCTTTTGGTGCCGGATTTAAACCTGGGCATCGTTGTGTTAACCAATACCTGGGGCGATGGTGCCGGTTTGTTCTCGGCAGTGTCTCAAACCGTATTGGACAAGTATTTGGGACTGGATGAATTTGACTGGACGGAAGCCTACGTCAAACGATTGAGCCAAAAAGGAAATGAGGCCGCCGAGGTTGTTGCCAACGTGTGGGCAACGGTTGAAAAAGCCGATGCATCGAACATCGACTTGAATAACTATTCGGGCGAGTACAAAGACCCCTGGTTTGGCAACATCGAAATTTATGAGCAGGACAAGCAGCTTTGGTTCCGCTCTGTTCGATCGCCGAAACTTACCGGGCCCATGCATTACTACGGTGCCAATACCTTTGTGGTAAAATGGCCCGACTCGGAATTAACCGATGCCGACGCTTTTGTGCTGTTTCAACTGGATGAAAACGGGAAAGCACAGGGTTTTAAAATGAAAGGCATCTCCCCTGCCATCGATTTTAGTTTCGACTTCCAGGATTTGGAGCTTCAACGAATAAATGAATAAAGGCCAATTTATTTTACCATATCTGGTCAAAGTGCACATGAAACAAACAACTCAACTTATTGCAATCGCATTGCTCGTTATTCTAACAGCTTGCGGACAGCCGGAAAATGTACATTGGCAGGCCGATCAGCAAGACTCGGCTTATGGGTTGACACTGGGATACTCGTTACCGGCAACGAAAGTCCAGGAAATTGTTGGCGACCAGTTTAACCCAATAGTCGACAAAAATGGCAATGCCTTTTTAATGCTCTTTATTGAAACGGCCAAACAATACAAGCTCCAAAACAAGACTTTCGAAAACATGCTACTGGCACATCTTGCTGTTCCTTGCGAGGAGTCCATCAATTGCCCGTTTACCATTGCTGCGGAAAATCAAAAGATCAGCCAGGTTTATAAGCAATTCAACTTCAGGATTGATGAAGGCGAGGTCGATTTTTCGGTTGAAGATCAAGGTGATTCTTTAGTTATTGCGGCACAGATCGCTACTGCAAACGGCAAAATCTCTATTACGGCTAAAGTTCCGAATAATCCAGGGGAACTTGTAACGATGGCTACCAAAGTGACTGGCTCAACTCCAAACAGTTTTTTTGAAGGAAAAGAATCGTACCGTCCGGTAAAGATATCGTCAGCCAAAATCAAAACTGAGGGGGAAACCTGGCTATCGCAATTCGACTTAAAACCCGAACCCGATGTCATGTGGTTGAACACCGAATTTAGCTGGGATTTTAGCTTTAGCGAAGCCGTTGCTGATTAAATCGGCATCAAGATTTGAGATTTCAAAAGTCACATAAAACCAGCTTTACCAGAAGCTCAAAAGGCTTTCTGGTTACACCTTCTCTAAAAATTGGCTGAAGCTCTCCCCGATACAGTCTTTAAAATTCCGTTCGAACGACCGGACGGAACCGAAACCGGATAGTTCAGCGAGTTCATCTTTGGTCAATTCCGCTTTGTGTTCGCTGATGTATTCCCTGGCAAAACCAATCCGGTACTCGTTCACAAACCGGTTAAAATTTTTCCCGGCGTACTGGTTAATCGCGTTGGATAAATGGGTGCGGTTTGTTCCCAGTTCAATAATCAGGTCATCGATTTTCAACTCGGAATTCAGATACGGTTTCTGCTCGTCAAAATAGTGATTCAAATTTTCAAACAGCCTCCTCCCCGGCTCAACCGGCTCTTCAATTCGTACCTTCTCAACAAAGGGCAATTCGGGCAAGGGATGCTGCCGCAAACCCACAATGCCGAACAGCCAGATAGCAACCGAAATCACCGCCAGGGGCAAGATTAGCACCAGGTAGTTGCCAAACACCTTCACCGGATTAATGGAGTAAAAACCAATCGCCGCAATTGATCCGACAAATAAGACAAAGTTGAGCACTTTGATGCTGTTCAACTGAATGCCCTCGGTATTTGAAAACACATCCTGAATTTCGGAGCTATATTGCCGTAAAATTGAAATGGTTCTGAACCCGTAGAATAAAATCTGCGCGAAAAGAAGGAGAATATTGATAATCCGGCAAAAGAACATGAAAACCATCACCGGCTGGCCCCATTCCGGAGCGAAACGGAAAACCGTGACGAACTGTTCGCGTTCCGATGCATCCAGCATGAGGTAATAAACCAGGCTTTGCAAAGCAACAATTCCCGCAGGAACCAGGTGAACAATCAGCTGGCGAAAACTCACCGCCGGGTCAATCAGCTGGCGGATGTAGATGTAAATCCCCGGGTAAACCAGCAGCAACGACACCACATTGATCATCAGTATCCGGGAATAGAATTCGTAGTCGCCACTCAGAAAATAATAGAGTCCCCAAAACAAAAAAGCCAGGTTAGCCAAAACCATTGCCAATGTTTTTTTGGCGCTATTCCCTTTCTCGGCATTCATAAAAATTGCCATTGCAATAACGAGCGGAATATACACCGGACTGAAAAGTAAGAACAAAACCCAGCTAGCCATTTCTCTCCTGTTTTCGACCCTTAAATGTAGAAAACTTTTGCCTTTGTCGAGATCATTTCGCTGTTTAGCTAACATACAATTAAATAATCGTTTAATAAGCCGACATTCGTACGGTGTACTATTTGTCGTAAGCTATTTACGATTTGTCAACCGGAAATTGCGCTTATTTCCATCTTTTGTAACGGTAACTATACGCACGAACGAGCTTGGTTCGGAATGAATCTGATCAGTACTGATTAGACGTATTTTTTATTTTAATGAAAGAGAACTTATCATGGAGCTTAATTACGAGGAACACAAGCCGGCCGGATTTATCAGCCAGTTTGTACAATGCTTCTGGATGTATGAGAATAGAAGCGAAACAACAAAACACACGATTTTACCGCATGGCTATTTCGAAATCGTAGCCGAGTTTAGCAACGGGAAGATCGGCAAGATTACGCAATCCGGCATTTGGACGCAGCCGGTAAACGTCGTTATTCCCCGAGGCTCGCTCATTCTGGGAATCCGATTCAAATTAACAGCTACAGAGTATATCTTTCAACATCCCATCAGCGATATTCGGGATCAACTGACTTCTCTTCCCTTCGACTTTTGGGGATTCGACCAATACGGTAATGCAGATTTCACCAACTTCGTAAAACAGGTTTCGAAACATTTGCTGAAACAATTGAGAAACTTCCCGCTTCAGGCCATCGATCAGCGCAAGCTGAAACTGTTCAAACTGATCTATCTAAACAAGTTTGAATCGGTAGAGCAGCTGGCTGTTCAAATCGGTTGGAGCAGGCGGCAGATTAACCGTTACTTTAACCAACAATTTGGTTTCCCACTGAAAGAATACCTGAAAATCATTCGCTGTTCTTCGGCTTACAAATACATCTCGAAAGGGGAATTGTTTCCACCTGTTAATTACTTCGACCAGTCTCACTTTATCAAGGATATTAAACACTACACCGGCAAAACACCACGGCAACTCTATCATAACAAAGACGGCCGTTTTTTACAATTACTGACACAGCAGCAGAACTAGCTTTCTGTCCTGTGTGGGATGTCCACCGGGCTCGTTTTCACGAAACCTGCGCCATACGACGGTAACGCTATCGTAACAATAACGACCGTTTTTTACAATTACAAAAAACTCCGCGCGCGTACTTTTGGAACAGTATCCAAATGAAAAGCGCTTGCTCTACACCCGTTCGTTCATTGGACACCAGAGAAAAATAAAACCAAAATCAATTCGCCTTTGTGCGCTTTTGTCAATCATTATGAAAACAGCCAAACTAACACGAGTACTATTCCTGTTGTACTTTATCATGAGCCATTCCATTTTCGACAGTTTAGCTCAAAACTCAAGTACAAAAAAGATTGATGCTTACATCAATTCTGCCATTGAAGGAGCTATTTATGATATCAAAACTTATCCGAAAGTTAAAGTTGGAAAAGGGTATTTCTCTAATCGTCTAAACAACAAAACGTGGGATAAAATTGCGGATCAACTTGATCAAGCAATGAACGACAGATTTAGGTATGTTGTTAAACTACCAATCGTCGTAAAAAGAGGATATAATGTCGAAACGGGTAATCAATCAACATTCAACAGTCGTGTGATTTATTTCGTAGGCGACTGCAACACCTATTTCGAGTTTATTCGTTCTGAGTCTCATTCTAAAAGAACTTACTACGTTGAATACAAAGGTAATTTTGTTTACGGAAAGGATGAGCAAGCTATAGCCCGCTATTTCTACAATGTACCTACGGATGAAACGAAGAAAAATGTTCAGGTCAAAAAAGAAGGTGTACTTCTTGATAAACAGTTCGCAGAGGAAGCGACCCGGTCCAACAGAGAATTTGCCTACCAAAACTCCGACGAAAGAAAGGCACACAATCAGGCGCTTTGGGGTAATATTTTGGATAACGCCGTGCAATCTACTTCCGAGTTTCAACAAGAGATGCAAACCAAGCAGAATGAACTGAACACCAATATTGACATAGCTTACGAACAGGATTTGCAAACTAAAAATGCAAATTCAGCATCAACCCAATCTAACTCAGGCTCCAGTTCTGCAAACTCCAGCCGATCAAATTCGAGCACCAATAGTTCCGAAAGCCAAATACAAACCGATACACAGAAAAACTCAGCGCCCCAATCAGAGCAAGAGGAAACAAGCGAAGCAGATACAACCGGCACCGAAAACTCAACGGAAACCACTGAGGAATTCGGACATGCCTATGCCGTTACCTGGCAGAATTCAGCCGGATACTGGCTGGCTGTTGGACCGGTTCAATCGCTACAGGTAGGAGAAGAAACCGAAACGGCCGCCCTAGGTTATGTTCGCGGAGGTGATTCAGAAAATCACGGTTTTTTAAAACTGATTCAAACCTGTGGAAAATTCCGGGTTTACGACCTTGGTGTAGAACTGAATTCATGGGATACCGATGCAATTGCTTGGGTAAAAAAACATGGTTACAGCTGCAGCCAACCATAATACCGCTAATCCAAATTTCAAAAATAATTAACAACAACACAAAAATATACCCCAATGTATCGAATACCATCTCTGTTAATTGTCCTGCTCTTTGCGATGAATTGCATGGCTCAAAACGCAACAAGCACCGATCCTTCTGATATCGGTGACGATGATTTGTATAACTATGCCCAAAATCACAATCAAATGCAAGATTACCAAGCCTATTTGAGCTTATACCCCAAGGGTAAACATGCAAACGCAGCAAGAAAATGGCTTGGAAACGAATATTACCGGATAGGAAATGAGTTTTACCAAAAACGGGAATTCGA harbors:
- a CDS encoding helix-turn-helix domain-containing protein; this encodes MASWVLFLLFSPVYIPLVIAMAIFMNAEKGNSAKKTLAMVLANLAFLFWGLYYFLSGDYEFYSRILMINVVSLLLVYPGIYIYIRQLIDPAVSFRQLIVHLVPAGIVALQSLVYYLMLDASEREQFVTVFRFAPEWGQPVMVFMFFCRIINILLLFAQILFYGFRTISILRQYSSEIQDVFSNTEGIQLNSIKVLNFVLFVGSIAAIGFYSINPVKVFGNYLVLILPLAVISVAIWLFGIVGLRQHPLPELPFVEKVRIEEPVEPGRRLFENLNHYFDEQKPYLNSELKIDDLIIELGTNRTHLSNAINQYAGKNFNRFVNEYRIGFAREYISEHKAELTKDELAELSGFGSVRSFERNFKDCIGESFSQFLEKV
- a CDS encoding serine hydrolase, coding for MNKRNSKLILVLILVFGLGTTNSFSQVTAPEIDAIVEHAMDNFTVAGAAVAVVKDGQIIFEKGFGLKSIDSKEKVDEHTNFAIASNSKAFTTAALAILVDEGKLAWTDPVIKYIPEFRMYDDYVTQNFNIEDLLTHRSGLGLGMGDLMLWPVGSDFSVADILNGFQYFKPVSAFRTKYDYDNLLYIVTGELIARVSGMSWEEFIKEKIFAPLGMDNSYASVTYMNDQSNLASPHLNNGKELSLIETEHWDPKMINGAAGGIYANVHDLASWMLVQLNKGKYGPQQEKQLFTEASQQEMWKIHTTMKTDPNPRYNSHFAGYGLGWRLNDAKGNLIVSHTGALAGMLSKTLLVPDLNLGIVVLTNTWGDGAGLFSAVSQTVLDKYLGLDEFDWTEAYVKRLSQKGNEAAEVVANVWATVEKADASNIDLNNYSGEYKDPWFGNIEIYEQDKQLWFRSVRSPKLTGPMHYYGANTFVVKWPDSELTDADAFVLFQLDENGKAQGFKMKGISPAIDFSFDFQDLELQRINE
- a CDS encoding helix-turn-helix domain-containing protein, which encodes MELNYEEHKPAGFISQFVQCFWMYENRSETTKHTILPHGYFEIVAEFSNGKIGKITQSGIWTQPVNVVIPRGSLILGIRFKLTATEYIFQHPISDIRDQLTSLPFDFWGFDQYGNADFTNFVKQVSKHLLKQLRNFPLQAIDQRKLKLFKLIYLNKFESVEQLAVQIGWSRRQINRYFNQQFGFPLKEYLKIIRCSSAYKYISKGELFPPVNYFDQSHFIKDIKHYTGKTPRQLYHNKDGRFLQLLTQQQN